From Nocardioides sp. HDW12B, the proteins below share one genomic window:
- a CDS encoding DUF2877 domain-containing protein yields the protein MTTPSDPGLVHRVVGSASIWVLGRVAGPRREAPVLFSDPNALYVDLEGFCLGVLGARAVQVPCGVRTQLPTLSTVDLGSTVAVEDGGIVFGDTEVLVTNIVDTTVPVLAPEVALRCGARLADLAADRLDAARTELAAGALELLAAGDPAGADALLGVGPGLSPVGDDVLAGWLAAAVSSRHPALPTIRSAVALTASERTTPLSATLLGCAARGEGVPEFRSLLLGLANDNDEMTTQSIDLMTSVRRSTGSALILGALTALTTLDV from the coding sequence GTGACGACCCCCTCCGACCCCGGCCTCGTGCACCGCGTGGTGGGGTCCGCGTCCATCTGGGTGCTGGGCCGCGTGGCCGGCCCGCGCCGCGAGGCGCCGGTGCTGTTCTCCGACCCCAACGCGTTGTACGTCGACCTCGAGGGCTTCTGCCTCGGGGTGCTCGGCGCCCGCGCGGTGCAGGTGCCCTGCGGCGTCCGGACGCAGCTGCCCACCCTCAGCACGGTGGACCTCGGCTCGACGGTGGCGGTCGAGGACGGCGGCATCGTCTTCGGCGACACCGAGGTGCTCGTCACCAACATCGTCGACACCACGGTGCCCGTGCTGGCGCCGGAGGTGGCGCTGCGCTGCGGCGCACGGCTGGCCGACCTCGCCGCGGACCGCCTCGACGCTGCCCGCACCGAGCTGGCCGCGGGCGCGCTGGAGCTGCTGGCGGCGGGCGACCCAGCCGGCGCGGACGCGCTCCTGGGTGTCGGGCCCGGCCTGAGCCCCGTCGGCGACGACGTGCTGGCCGGATGGCTCGCCGCGGCCGTGTCGAGCCGGCACCCGGCACTGCCCACGATCCGCAGCGCGGTCGCCCTGACGGCGTCCGAGCGCACCACCCCGCTGTCGGCGACGCTGCTGGGCTGCGCCGCCCGCGGCGAGGGGGTGCCGGAGTTCCGCTCGCTGCTGCTCGGGCTGGCCAACGACAACGACGAGATGACGACCCAGTCGATCGACCTCATGACCTCGGTGCGCCGCAGCACCGGCTCGGCCCTGATCCTCGGCGCCCTCACGGCGCTCACCACGCTCGACGTCTGA
- a CDS encoding MGMT family protein, translating into MASTRSEQYVEAVLALVEQVPPGRVTTYGAVADALGRDLGRGGPRQVGSVMATWGGGVPWWRVIRSDGTVPAHLGPEALQCWWSEGTPLRPSGRVDLAAAFWAPTAARGEEG; encoded by the coding sequence GTGGCGTCGACCAGGTCCGAGCAGTACGTCGAGGCGGTGCTCGCGCTCGTCGAGCAGGTCCCGCCCGGCCGCGTGACGACGTACGGCGCCGTGGCCGACGCGCTCGGACGTGACCTGGGGCGCGGCGGTCCGCGTCAGGTCGGGTCGGTGATGGCGACCTGGGGCGGTGGCGTGCCCTGGTGGCGGGTGATCCGCTCCGACGGCACGGTTCCGGCGCACCTCGGGCCGGAGGCCCTGCAGTGCTGGTGGTCCGAGGGCACGCCGCTGCGCCCGTCGGGTCGGGTGGACCTCGCGGCCGCGTTCTGGGCGCCGACCGCCGCGCGCGGCGAGGAGGGCTGA
- the moeZ gene encoding adenylyltransferase/sulfurtransferase MoeZ → MSLPPLVEPADELTIDEVRRYSRHLIIPDVGMTGQKRLKNAKVLVIGAGGLGSPALLYLAAAGVGTLGIAEFDEVDESNLQRQIIHGQSDIGRPKAESARDSIKEANPLVNVIVHNERLDNDNVLEIFADYDLIVDGTDNFATRYMVNDAAYFLNKPYVWGSIYRFDGQASVFWPTAEGVDAPCYRCLYPEPPPPGMVPSCAEGGVLGVLCASIGSIQVNEAIKLLAGIGEPLVGKLMIYDALEMEYRKLRVRKDPSCALCGDNPTVTELIDYETFCGAISEEAADAAADATISVSTLEHWLKERENGDRDFVLVDVREPNEAEINHIPGAVLIPKGDFLNGSALEQLPSDKQVVMHCKSGVRSAETLAIVKGAGYADAVHVGGGVVAWVNQIDPSQPSY, encoded by the coding sequence GTGTCCCTGCCGCCCCTGGTGGAGCCGGCTGACGAGCTCACCATCGACGAGGTACGCCGCTACAGCCGGCACCTGATCATCCCCGACGTCGGGATGACCGGTCAGAAGCGGCTCAAGAACGCCAAGGTGCTGGTCATCGGCGCCGGCGGGCTCGGCTCCCCGGCGCTGCTCTACCTGGCCGCGGCCGGCGTCGGCACGCTCGGCATCGCCGAGTTCGACGAGGTCGACGAGTCCAACCTGCAGCGCCAGATCATCCACGGGCAGAGCGACATCGGCCGGCCCAAGGCCGAGTCGGCGCGGGACTCCATCAAGGAGGCCAACCCGCTGGTGAACGTGATCGTGCACAACGAGCGTCTCGACAACGACAACGTGCTCGAGATCTTCGCCGACTACGACCTCATCGTCGACGGCACCGACAACTTCGCGACGCGCTACATGGTCAACGACGCGGCGTACTTCCTGAACAAGCCCTACGTCTGGGGCTCGATCTACCGCTTCGACGGCCAGGCGTCGGTCTTCTGGCCGACCGCCGAGGGCGTCGACGCCCCCTGCTACCGCTGCCTCTACCCCGAGCCGCCCCCGCCGGGGATGGTGCCGTCGTGCGCCGAGGGCGGCGTGCTAGGCGTGCTGTGCGCCAGCATCGGCTCGATCCAGGTCAACGAGGCCATCAAGCTGCTCGCCGGCATCGGCGAGCCGCTGGTCGGCAAGCTCATGATCTACGACGCCCTCGAGATGGAGTACCGCAAGCTGCGCGTCCGCAAGGACCCGAGCTGCGCGCTGTGCGGCGACAACCCGACGGTCACCGAGCTCATCGACTACGAGACCTTCTGCGGTGCGATCAGCGAGGAGGCGGCCGACGCCGCTGCCGACGCCACCATCTCGGTGAGCACGCTGGAGCACTGGCTCAAGGAGCGCGAGAACGGTGACCGCGACTTCGTGCTGGTCGACGTGCGCGAGCCCAACGAGGCCGAGATCAACCACATCCCGGGCGCGGTGCTGATCCCGAAGGGCGACTTCCTCAACGGCTCCGCCCTCGAGCAGCTGCCGAGCGACAAGCAGGTCGTCATGCACTGCAAGTCCGGCGTCCGCTCGGCCGAGACCCTCGCGATCGTCAAGGGCGCCGGGTACGCCGACGCGGTGCACGTCGGCGGCGGCGTGGTGGCGTGGGTCAACCAGATCGACCCGTCGCAGCCGTCGTACTGA
- a CDS encoding TetR/AcrR family transcriptional regulator → MSDTDQMRPRGGRLPRKARRAQLLDSALEVFVAQGYHSAAMDDIAERAGVSKPVLYQHFPGKLDLYLALLEQSSDRIIDATKVALASTTDNKLRVIATMQVFYDYVANAQGAFRLVFESDLTNEPAVRAQVDRVTSVCADEITHVISEDTGLSPEASRLLAVSLVGMAQVSARYWLAEGGEIDQSDAAQLVAGLAWRGISRFPRADEQA, encoded by the coding sequence GTGAGCGACACAGACCAGATGCGTCCGCGCGGCGGCCGCCTGCCGCGCAAGGCCCGACGCGCCCAGCTGCTCGACTCCGCCCTCGAGGTGTTCGTCGCCCAGGGCTACCACTCCGCTGCCATGGACGACATCGCCGAGCGCGCTGGTGTCTCCAAGCCGGTGCTCTACCAGCACTTCCCGGGCAAGCTCGACCTCTACCTCGCGCTGCTCGAGCAGTCCTCGGACCGGATCATCGACGCCACCAAGGTGGCGCTCGCCTCGACCACCGACAACAAGCTGCGCGTGATCGCCACCATGCAGGTCTTCTACGACTACGTGGCCAACGCGCAGGGCGCCTTCCGGCTGGTCTTCGAGTCCGACCTGACCAACGAGCCCGCGGTGCGCGCCCAGGTCGACCGGGTCACCTCGGTGTGCGCCGACGAGATCACCCACGTCATCAGCGAGGACACCGGGCTCTCGCCCGAGGCGTCGCGCCTGCTCGCGGTCTCCCTCGTCGGCATGGCCCAGGTCAGCGCGCGCTACTGGCTGGCCGAGGGCGGCGAGATCGACCAGTCCGACGCCGCCCAGCTCGTCGCCGGGCTCGCGTGGCGCGGCATCAGCCGCTTCCCGCGCGCCGACGAGCAGGCCTGA
- a CDS encoding DUF3107 domain-containing protein, with translation MEVKIGVQFANRELVIDSQDSSDDIEKAVSAALSGETSVLALTDSKGRRVIVPTDKLAYVELGSPSSSQVGFRS, from the coding sequence GTGGAGGTCAAGATCGGGGTGCAGTTCGCCAACCGCGAGCTCGTCATCGACAGCCAGGACTCGAGCGACGACATCGAGAAGGCCGTCAGCGCCGCTCTCAGCGGGGAGACCTCGGTGCTCGCCCTCACCGACAGCAAGGGTCGCCGCGTGATCGTCCCGACCGACAAGCTCGCGTACGTCGAGCTGGGGTCGCCCTCCTCGAGCCAGGTCGGCTTCCGCTCCTGA
- a CDS encoding ferritin-like fold-containing protein, giving the protein MTEPSPEGAVPAGPPGASSGSASSVALQDPVYREAVVDLLGAIAYGEITAFQRLAQDASTAPLLRDKAELARMASRELGNFERLCDHLEQLGADPIEAMQSFVEAFDAFHVRTASSDWLEGLVTAYVGDGLAADFYSEIAAFLDADTRRVIIENLRDTGNAAFVVDRVRAAIAEDHRVGGRLALWGRRLMGEALTQAQRVAAERDALTALLAGGVDRPGMDLAAISRLFTRLTENHTARMESLGLAP; this is encoded by the coding sequence ATGACCGAACCGTCGCCCGAGGGGGCCGTCCCAGCAGGCCCACCCGGCGCGTCGTCCGGCTCCGCGAGCTCCGTCGCGCTGCAGGACCCGGTGTACCGGGAGGCGGTCGTCGACCTGCTCGGCGCCATCGCGTACGGCGAGATCACGGCCTTCCAGCGGCTCGCCCAGGACGCCTCGACCGCCCCGCTGCTGCGCGACAAGGCCGAGCTGGCCCGCATGGCCTCGCGTGAGCTCGGCAACTTCGAGCGGCTGTGCGACCACCTCGAGCAGCTCGGGGCCGACCCGATCGAGGCGATGCAGTCCTTCGTGGAGGCCTTCGACGCCTTCCACGTGCGTACGGCGTCCTCGGACTGGCTCGAGGGGCTGGTGACGGCCTACGTGGGTGACGGCCTGGCCGCGGACTTCTACAGCGAGATCGCGGCGTTCCTCGACGCCGACACCCGCCGCGTCATCATCGAGAACCTGCGCGACACCGGCAACGCGGCCTTCGTCGTCGACCGGGTGCGCGCCGCGATCGCCGAGGACCACCGGGTCGGCGGGCGCCTGGCGTTGTGGGGGCGTCGCCTCATGGGGGAGGCGCTGACCCAGGCGCAGCGGGTCGCGGCCGAGCGGGACGCGCTGACGGCCCTGCTGGCGGGCGGCGTCGACCGTCCCGGCATGGACCTGGCGGCGATCAGCCGGCTCTTCACCCGGCTCACCGAGAACCACACGGCTCGCATGGAGTCGCTGGGCCTGGCGCCGTAG
- a CDS encoding DEAD/DEAH box helicase produces MTLSVALLGTDLIGQARTGTGKTLAFGIPLLQRTVAPHDPDHEDLAAPDKPQALVVAPTRELAVQVANDLKLAATDRGTRILTIYGGMPYEPQLDALKAGVEVVVGTPGRLLDLANRGALDLSHVKVLVLDEADEMLDLGFLPDVERILSKTPATRQTMLFSATMPGAIVALARTHMRHPVNIRAESAAETHMVPATAQFIYQVHDLDKVEMLARILQAENSGLTICFTRTKRQAQRVADDLAERGFPTSPLHGDMAQVAREKAMAKFREGKVRVLVATDVAARGIDVQNVTHVINYNCPEDDSTYVHRIGRTGRAGATGVAITFVDWADVTRWKVINKTLGLPFEELAETYSTSEHFFHDLGIPRDAKPRVGPPVETPGTTIKARGGSGGSSSGGRSGGSGRSGGRDSDAGSSGSSAERPARNRNRTRSRTRSGQSVDGAAPSGDSTGSSAPAPSTPAAEGSADRPPRKRNRRRSSGSGAGAAASTAGD; encoded by the coding sequence ATGACGCTCAGCGTCGCCCTCCTCGGCACCGACCTCATCGGCCAGGCGCGCACCGGCACCGGCAAGACGCTGGCGTTCGGCATCCCGCTGCTGCAGCGCACCGTCGCTCCGCACGACCCCGACCACGAGGACCTCGCTGCCCCCGACAAGCCCCAGGCGCTCGTCGTGGCCCCCACCCGCGAGCTCGCGGTGCAGGTGGCCAACGACCTGAAGCTGGCCGCCACCGACCGCGGCACCCGCATCCTCACCATCTACGGCGGCATGCCCTACGAGCCCCAGCTCGACGCGCTCAAGGCCGGCGTCGAGGTGGTCGTCGGCACGCCCGGTCGGCTGCTCGACCTGGCCAACCGCGGCGCGCTGGACCTCTCGCACGTCAAGGTCCTCGTCCTCGACGAGGCCGACGAGATGCTGGACCTCGGCTTCCTGCCCGACGTCGAGCGCATCCTGTCCAAGACCCCGGCCACCCGGCAGACGATGCTGTTCTCGGCCACCATGCCGGGCGCGATCGTGGCCCTGGCGCGCACCCACATGCGCCACCCGGTGAACATCCGCGCGGAGTCCGCCGCGGAGACCCACATGGTGCCGGCGACCGCGCAGTTCATCTACCAGGTGCACGACCTGGACAAGGTCGAGATGCTCGCCCGCATCCTCCAGGCGGAGAACTCCGGCCTGACGATCTGCTTCACCCGCACCAAGCGCCAGGCGCAGCGGGTGGCCGACGACCTCGCCGAGCGCGGGTTCCCGACCTCGCCGCTGCACGGCGACATGGCGCAGGTGGCCCGTGAGAAGGCGATGGCGAAGTTCCGCGAGGGCAAGGTGCGCGTGCTCGTGGCCACCGACGTCGCGGCCCGCGGCATCGACGTCCAGAACGTCACGCACGTCATCAACTACAACTGCCCCGAGGACGACTCGACCTACGTGCACCGCATCGGCCGCACCGGTCGTGCCGGCGCCACCGGTGTCGCGATCACGTTCGTCGACTGGGCCGACGTGACGCGCTGGAAGGTCATCAACAAGACGCTCGGGCTGCCGTTCGAGGAGCTGGCGGAGACGTACTCGACCTCCGAGCACTTCTTCCACGACCTCGGCATCCCGCGCGACGCCAAGCCCCGCGTCGGTCCTCCGGTCGAGACACCGGGTACGACGATCAAGGCCCGTGGCGGGTCCGGCGGGTCCTCCTCCGGGGGTCGCTCCGGTGGGTCGGGCCGCTCCGGCGGTCGCGACTCGGACGCCGGCTCGTCCGGCTCGTCGGCAGAGCGCCCGGCGCGGAACCGCAACCGGACCCGCAGCCGCACCCGCAGCGGGCAGTCGGTCGACGGTGCTGCCCCGTCGGGCGACTCGACCGGCTCGTCGGCCCCCGCGCCGTCGACGCCGGCGGCCGAGGGCTCGGCCGACCGTCCCCCGCGCAAGCGCAACCGTCGCCGCAGCAGCGGCTCGGGGGCCGGGGCAGCCGCCTCGACCGCCGGCGACTGA
- a CDS encoding L,D-transpeptidase, which translates to MSAAVTVRRGRVLAAGTAALVTGTAVVGALIGVGGPASTGAYAAPPATGVTQSDDAPLAGAANDSAAQVAPQLDTSPESVQRDETPLAVPSDSGSGRRVVFDMSDQHVWLVRDNGRAARSYPVSGSVYDNLDPGTYEVYSRSEQAYAFDGSGSMRFMVRFTQGDNAAIGFHDIPIDTEGRKVQTRAELGTAQSHGCIRQWPDDAKALWRFAPVGTTVVVTA; encoded by the coding sequence ATGAGCGCAGCGGTGACGGTGCGCCGGGGGCGGGTCCTCGCCGCGGGGACGGCGGCCCTGGTCACCGGGACTGCGGTCGTCGGCGCGCTCATCGGCGTCGGTGGACCCGCCAGCACCGGGGCGTACGCCGCACCGCCCGCCACCGGCGTGACGCAGAGCGACGACGCGCCCCTGGCCGGCGCGGCCAACGACTCCGCCGCCCAGGTCGCCCCGCAGCTGGACACCAGCCCGGAGTCGGTCCAGCGTGACGAGACCCCGCTCGCCGTACCGTCCGACAGCGGGTCGGGACGCCGGGTCGTGTTCGACATGAGCGACCAGCACGTGTGGCTGGTGCGCGACAACGGCCGCGCCGCCCGCAGCTACCCGGTCTCGGGCAGCGTCTACGACAACCTCGACCCGGGCACCTACGAGGTCTACAGCCGCTCCGAGCAGGCCTACGCCTTCGACGGCTCCGGCTCGATGCGCTTCATGGTGCGCTTCACCCAGGGCGACAACGCCGCCATCGGGTTCCACGACATCCCGATCGACACCGAGGGGCGCAAGGTGCAGACCCGCGCCGAGCTGGGGACGGCCCAGAGCCACGGGTGCATCCGGCAGTGGCCCGACGACGCGAAGGCGCTGTGGCGCTTCGCCCCGGTGGGCACCACCGTGGTCGTCACCGCCTGA
- a CDS encoding ParA family protein codes for MSTVLAIANQKGGVAKTTTVASLGAALAERGQRVLLVDLDPQACLTFSLGIDPEDLELSVHHVLTKGLDPTEVIVTTEEGIDLLPATIELARAEADLLTRTGREYVIRGAVDELPEYDWVLLDCPPSLGVLTVAALTAATGVLIPLQCETLSHRGVGQLLDTVHDVRRFTNRELQVWGVLPTLYDGRTNHARAVLDNISEAYSLDVVEPPIPKSIRFAEAPAAGQSILSTTRKHRGADAYREVAGNLMTRAKAGAGA; via the coding sequence ATGAGCACCGTTCTCGCGATCGCGAACCAGAAGGGCGGCGTCGCCAAGACGACGACCGTGGCGTCGCTGGGTGCGGCGCTCGCCGAGCGCGGCCAGCGCGTCCTGCTGGTCGACCTCGACCCCCAGGCCTGCCTCACCTTCTCCCTGGGCATCGACCCCGAGGACCTCGAGCTGTCGGTGCACCACGTGCTGACTAAGGGCCTGGACCCCACCGAGGTCATCGTCACCACCGAGGAGGGCATCGACCTCCTCCCCGCCACGATCGAGCTGGCGCGTGCCGAGGCCGACCTGCTCACCCGCACGGGCCGCGAGTACGTCATCCGAGGTGCCGTCGACGAGCTGCCGGAGTACGACTGGGTGCTGCTCGACTGCCCGCCGTCCCTCGGCGTGCTGACGGTGGCCGCGCTGACCGCCGCCACCGGCGTGCTCATCCCGCTGCAGTGCGAGACCCTGTCGCACCGCGGCGTCGGGCAGCTGCTCGACACCGTGCACGACGTACGCCGCTTCACCAACCGCGAGCTCCAGGTCTGGGGCGTGCTGCCGACGTTGTACGACGGGCGCACCAACCACGCCCGTGCCGTGCTGGACAACATCTCCGAGGCCTACTCCCTCGACGTGGTCGAGCCGCCGATCCCGAAGTCGATCCGCTTCGCCGAGGCGCCCGCCGCCGGGCAGTCGATCCTCAGCACCACCCGCAAGCACCGCGGCGCCGACGCCTACCGCGAGGTGGCCGGCAACCTGATGACCCGCGCGAAGGCCGGCGCCGGAGCATGA
- a CDS encoding SDR family oxidoreductase — MSRSVALVTGATAGIGLAFAQQLAARGDDLVLVARNRERLEEAAATLRREHGVEVEVLVADLADRAQLATVEARLADPARPVDLLVNNAGFGLKHGFLDNDVEAEQEMLDVLVTAVLRLSHAALRSMVERGSGGVINVSSVAGYLPRGTYSAAKAYVTQLSQWADLTYRDRGVRTMALLPGFTRTEFHERIDVGRDSAPSWLWLDVDPLVATALKDYARGRSISVPDVRYKVLANVAKYTPASLQARFQTLGRK, encoded by the coding sequence ATGTCGCGCTCCGTCGCCCTCGTCACCGGCGCCACCGCCGGCATCGGCCTCGCCTTCGCCCAGCAGCTCGCCGCCCGTGGCGACGACCTCGTGCTGGTGGCCCGCAACCGCGAACGCCTCGAGGAGGCGGCCGCCACGCTGCGCCGCGAGCACGGCGTCGAGGTCGAGGTGCTCGTCGCCGACCTCGCCGACCGCGCCCAGCTGGCGACCGTCGAGGCGCGGCTCGCCGACCCCGCCCGCCCGGTCGACCTGCTGGTCAACAACGCCGGTTTCGGGCTCAAGCACGGCTTCCTCGACAACGACGTCGAGGCCGAGCAGGAGATGCTCGACGTCCTCGTCACCGCGGTGCTGCGGCTCTCGCACGCGGCGCTGCGGTCCATGGTCGAGCGCGGCAGCGGTGGCGTCATCAACGTCTCCAGCGTGGCCGGCTACCTGCCGCGCGGGACCTACTCGGCGGCCAAGGCCTACGTCACCCAGCTCTCGCAGTGGGCCGACCTGACCTACCGGGACCGCGGCGTGCGCACGATGGCCCTGCTGCCCGGCTTCACCCGCACCGAGTTCCACGAGCGCATCGACGTCGGCCGCGACTCCGCGCCCTCGTGGCTGTGGCTCGACGTCGACCCGCTGGTCGCGACCGCGCTCAAGGACTACGCCCGGGGCCGCTCCATCTCGGTGCCCGACGTCCGCTACAAGGTGCTGGCCAACGTCGCGAAGTACACCCCCGCGAGCCTCCAGGCCCGCTTCCAGACCCTCGGCCGCAAGTAG
- a CDS encoding PHP domain-containing protein, protein MRIDLHTHTDRSDGTVTPTELVREAVAAGLDVLGLTDHDTAVGWDEARAEADAQGLRLVEGMEISCRHAGRSAHLLGYLPDPGHGPLVAALDEVLRGRDERMPRIVAKLQELGYPVTEQEVAAKSAGATALGRPHVADVLVDHGIVASRDEAFDRLLSPGRPAYVARDAADLVAMIGLVRDAGGVTVLAHPWGRNGDGALGRDGFAALQEAGLTGIEVDHQDHDAAQRTELAAIGRDLDLVVTGSSDYHGTGKVDHDLGCNTTAPAQLDRLLAAAEAAQAARPTRPTRPTRP, encoded by the coding sequence GTGCGCATCGACCTCCACACCCACACCGACCGCTCGGACGGGACCGTGACGCCCACCGAGCTGGTGCGCGAGGCCGTGGCGGCCGGACTCGACGTGCTCGGCCTGACCGACCACGACACCGCGGTCGGCTGGGACGAGGCGCGCGCCGAGGCCGACGCGCAGGGGCTGCGGCTGGTCGAGGGCATGGAGATCAGCTGCCGCCACGCCGGGCGCAGCGCCCACCTGCTCGGCTACCTGCCGGACCCCGGTCACGGACCGCTGGTCGCAGCGCTCGACGAGGTGCTGCGCGGGCGCGACGAGCGGATGCCGCGGATCGTGGCGAAGCTGCAGGAGCTCGGCTACCCGGTCACCGAGCAGGAGGTGGCGGCGAAGTCGGCCGGCGCGACCGCCCTCGGGCGGCCCCACGTCGCCGACGTGCTCGTCGACCACGGGATCGTCGCGAGCCGCGACGAGGCCTTCGACCGGCTGCTCTCGCCGGGCCGTCCGGCGTACGTCGCCCGCGACGCGGCCGACCTGGTCGCGATGATCGGCCTGGTGCGCGACGCCGGCGGCGTCACCGTGCTGGCGCACCCGTGGGGCCGCAACGGCGACGGTGCCCTGGGCCGCGACGGCTTCGCCGCGCTGCAGGAGGCGGGGCTGACCGGCATCGAGGTCGACCACCAGGACCACGACGCGGCCCAGCGCACCGAGCTGGCTGCCATCGGTCGCGACCTCGACCTGGTCGTCACCGGCTCCAGCGACTACCACGGCACCGGCAAGGTCGACCACGACCTCGGCTGCAACACCACCGCCCCGGCCCAGCTCGACCGGCTCCTCGCCGCCGCCGAGGCCGCCCAGGCCGCCCGCCCCACCCGCCCCACCCGCCCCACCCGTCCCTGA